A segment of the Anaerolineae bacterium genome:
TGTGAGGAAAATTCCGGGGCTCCCCTGATTTCTCCCCCCAGCAGTTCAAGGGATTTTCGGGCAGAATTTGCGACGTTGTAGCCACACTATCGGAACTTTCAGGTTAAAGAGCTCTATGAGCTTATTGATTTCCTCCACCTCTTCCTTCAACCAGCACCGCTTCCCCTCATCGGTTCCCCGCAGGGAACTGGCTGCTTTTTGCCAGTTTTCAATTCTTTCCCGGATCTCGTTATCCAAGGCAATCCAATCCGGGACAAATCCCGCACTAGCTAAGATTTTAAAGGCGAGGCGCCACTCAGGAGGGGTGAAGGGGTA
Coding sequences within it:
- a CDS encoding DUF1992 domain-containing protein — translated: MDWGEIVEEKIKEAIARGEFDNLPGKGQPLALEDYPFTPPEWRLAFKILASAGFVPDWIALDNEIRERIENWQKAASSLRGTDEGKRCWLKEEVEEINKLIELFNLKVPIVWLQRRKFCPKIP